A window of Amycolatopsis australiensis contains these coding sequences:
- a CDS encoding AIPR family protein has protein sequence MTDGELAAFVAELRRRVEDRVQAEPELMARDAFVTLIGEHLIDDGALDDLDTCYLFMPWQSRRIEVAGYDITGDGTILHLVTADYGLDAEPLKRERLTQLVRRAGAFAEFCRSGLHEQLERSSPPYDMVEHIHGAWPQLQMIKILVFTDGKSGLRRAEEATVAGLPTLVNVWDVSRLQKLISSGAHQEDILIDVAEMGYEVHCLESPEQADGYRCLMAMLPGKLLADLYDEHHSRLLQRNVRAYLQARGKVNKGIAETLKEQPGRFLAYNNGVSATARAADLERTSGGLVLRTLTELQIVNGGQTTASLHHAARKGIDLAQVMVPAKITLIPDDRLDSMVPEISRYANSQNAVTPADFEGNSRFHVGLERWSRTTWVPSLGVDVEQTRWYYERVRGQYDVEKNRFTTTATRRKFDRENPVRQRFGKTDAAKYEYAYSLRPEVVCQGAEKCFRTWTSDEGLAEREAPDDVYFRHLVAKAIVFRQVRSIIQKQNFGGYLGQTAAHSVSLIVHTLGGLDLDRLWREQTLPEAIVSAVPDVAKAVRRVLTSPPSGGNVTEWAKKTACWDRVRAIGWAPPANVLVG, from the coding sequence GTGACGGACGGCGAACTCGCCGCCTTCGTAGCGGAGCTGCGGCGCAGGGTGGAGGACCGGGTCCAGGCGGAGCCGGAGCTAATGGCGCGGGACGCCTTCGTGACCCTGATCGGTGAGCACCTGATCGACGACGGGGCGCTAGACGATCTGGACACCTGCTACTTGTTCATGCCCTGGCAGAGCCGTCGCATCGAGGTCGCGGGGTACGACATCACAGGAGACGGCACGATCCTGCACCTCGTGACGGCTGATTACGGCTTGGACGCCGAGCCCCTGAAGCGCGAGCGGCTAACCCAGTTGGTCCGCCGCGCTGGCGCGTTCGCGGAGTTCTGCCGCAGCGGACTGCACGAGCAGCTTGAGCGGTCGAGCCCGCCTTACGACATGGTCGAGCACATCCACGGCGCGTGGCCCCAGTTGCAGATGATCAAGATTCTGGTCTTCACCGACGGGAAGAGCGGATTGCGCCGAGCGGAAGAGGCCACCGTTGCTGGTCTCCCGACCCTCGTGAACGTGTGGGACGTCAGCCGTCTCCAAAAGCTGATCAGCTCCGGCGCCCACCAGGAGGACATTCTCATCGACGTCGCGGAGATGGGGTACGAGGTGCACTGCCTGGAGTCACCTGAGCAGGCCGATGGTTACCGCTGCTTGATGGCGATGCTGCCGGGGAAGCTGCTCGCCGATCTGTACGACGAGCACCACAGCCGGCTGCTCCAGCGCAACGTGCGTGCCTATCTCCAAGCCAGGGGAAAGGTCAACAAGGGAATCGCGGAGACGCTCAAGGAGCAGCCTGGCCGATTCCTGGCCTACAACAACGGCGTCTCCGCCACCGCTCGGGCAGCAGACCTCGAGCGGACGTCGGGCGGACTGGTGCTGCGCACCCTGACCGAGCTGCAGATCGTCAACGGTGGGCAGACCACCGCCTCGCTGCACCACGCTGCGCGCAAGGGGATCGACTTGGCCCAGGTCATGGTGCCTGCGAAGATAACCTTGATCCCCGATGACCGGCTTGACAGCATGGTCCCGGAGATTTCCCGCTACGCAAACTCGCAGAACGCTGTCACCCCAGCCGACTTCGAGGGCAACAGCCGCTTCCATGTCGGGTTGGAGCGGTGGTCCCGCACCACCTGGGTGCCGTCTCTCGGGGTCGACGTCGAGCAGACTCGCTGGTACTACGAGCGCGTGCGCGGGCAGTACGACGTCGAGAAGAACAGGTTCACGACCACCGCCACGCGACGAAAGTTCGACCGCGAGAACCCTGTGCGACAGCGATTCGGCAAGACGGACGCCGCCAAGTACGAGTACGCCTACTCGCTCCGACCTGAAGTCGTGTGCCAGGGCGCTGAGAAGTGCTTCCGGACGTGGACGTCGGACGAGGGCTTAGCCGAGCGCGAAGCCCCCGATGACGTGTACTTCCGCCATCTGGTCGCCAAGGCGATCGTGTTCCGCCAGGTGAGGTCGATCATCCAGAAGCAGAACTTCGGGGGATACCTCGGGCAGACAGCTGCGCACAGCGTGTCGCTGATCGTACACACGCTCGGCGGGCTCGATCTCGACCGGCTCTGGCGCGAACAGACGCTGCCCGAAGCGATCGTCAGTGCGGTACCCGACGTTGCCAAGGCTGTGCGCCGAGTGCTCACGTCACCTCCGAGCGGCGGAAACGTCACCGAGTGGGCAAAGAAGACCGCCTGCTGGGACCGCGTCCGCGCGATAGGGTGGGCCCCTCCTGCCAACGTCCTCGTCGGTTAG
- a CDS encoding sigma-70 family RNA polymerase sigma factor codes for MAAAPAVDQADQAVTAYRRLRGSGKELHVITRSSVLTSRIRTMMPFESRGDTVMTYHSYFADMWRTVLRVRQPETDDYDVDFWEFKRHLRARYVRPLDRRHVIVVQGQQLPPDFYTVLRLLSIEATVFVDPVQTVGDSGTTQDDLTALLGADAATTSHDVDGGTAQIDQLLERLGDGSFLTDVSRREGPRPVLVDHEDVDEEIRFVVEHATAHRDRRIGVLLPTRELVQVFKDGIGDLFDGTTQWHLSGARVPRHAAVTASDPGVKVLTWVSAVGMRFDHVVLAGLDQVEDRFRFENALRVLGPTTRSELFLSYSGVGRPTALSGLPSALVDDRTRKAVGDEWVEMVSTRHLAASPSTAEQLPPPSRSAVDSARAVLAAPMRSEDRAKRLLTAEEEVGLAQLMRLTGEDLAEELPKGFRSTLRSADERAKAFDAMVLHNTGLVGSCITKHLGAGLDYEDLHQHGLLGLMRAIEKWDGSRGLKFSTYAVNWINQHMGRAVPDEGAMIRLPVHKYEEVRKVRTVRNRLLLQQEDAPIAEIAKRTGLSWEKVVDCLRLSLGVISLDAPLGMDGEISFAELIPAPLEDHSNPDYVVDRELGAELVQEALSLLKEREAEVLRLRFGFDGGDDLTLDKIGEHFSFTRERARQIESKAKDNLRDKLADVGLVAGGANPVPVPSPKRPTRRSNGMRTPKRDKRPTSTEIATGSRLVELLGAAGGDNAVGTLLIALVDRALRSGARHVRIRSAGSGTSCRLSLVHDGAAFAGYSLLSTLSEGREVSLGSVALGIAASLYGEITTWESHASPACLVLTSAVDTDTWWLHRSSRRLPAGLLAKDEVDRWSVVLLRIPRPQVAGAHLGTILNRCIRDLGVVFGELLERSIRLDVNGCAVTAKDPFLWGNPAGQHLGEERVTGEGFSVVASPRVLPHPDLLRAGEADSVGDPVDWRASQGFYVRCDGRYLSRGGWLGLDGLDMAESTALARVLVEVPFAQRSAWREDHPGAAVVVPAPLRPRLTALARIARGKSELVIEQHRTRGTT; via the coding sequence GTGGCCGCCGCACCCGCAGTCGATCAAGCGGACCAGGCGGTCACGGCCTACCGCCGCTTGCGGGGGAGCGGCAAGGAACTCCACGTCATCACCCGGTCAAGCGTGCTGACGAGCCGCATCCGCACGATGATGCCGTTCGAGAGCCGTGGAGACACGGTGATGACCTACCACTCCTACTTCGCCGACATGTGGCGCACGGTGCTGCGAGTGAGGCAACCGGAGACGGACGATTACGACGTCGACTTCTGGGAGTTCAAGCGGCACCTCCGGGCCCGTTACGTCCGGCCGCTGGACCGGCGACATGTCATCGTGGTCCAAGGGCAGCAGCTGCCGCCCGACTTCTACACGGTGCTCCGGCTACTGAGCATCGAGGCGACGGTATTCGTCGACCCCGTGCAGACGGTCGGAGACTCCGGTACGACACAGGACGACCTCACCGCTCTCCTCGGCGCGGATGCCGCCACGACTTCGCACGACGTCGATGGCGGCACCGCGCAGATCGACCAGTTGCTAGAGCGCCTCGGCGATGGATCTTTCCTCACAGACGTCTCCCGCCGTGAAGGTCCGCGCCCAGTGCTGGTGGACCACGAGGACGTCGACGAGGAGATCCGGTTTGTCGTAGAGCACGCGACGGCGCACCGCGACCGGCGAATCGGCGTGCTGCTGCCGACCCGCGAATTGGTCCAAGTCTTCAAGGACGGGATCGGCGACCTGTTCGACGGTACGACGCAGTGGCACCTGTCCGGTGCAAGGGTCCCGCGGCACGCCGCGGTTACCGCATCCGACCCGGGAGTCAAGGTTCTGACCTGGGTCAGCGCCGTGGGTATGCGGTTCGACCACGTCGTGCTGGCGGGACTCGACCAGGTGGAGGACCGTTTCCGGTTCGAGAACGCGCTGCGGGTGCTCGGCCCTACGACGCGCTCGGAGTTGTTTCTCTCCTACTCCGGTGTGGGACGACCCACTGCTTTGAGCGGGCTCCCGTCCGCCTTGGTGGACGACCGCACGCGCAAGGCGGTCGGCGACGAGTGGGTGGAGATGGTGTCCACCAGGCACCTCGCTGCTTCTCCTTCCACAGCAGAACAGCTGCCCCCGCCCAGCCGATCAGCCGTCGACAGTGCCCGCGCTGTGCTCGCTGCTCCAATGCGGAGCGAGGACCGCGCGAAACGCCTGCTGACGGCGGAGGAGGAGGTCGGGCTGGCACAGTTGATGCGGCTTACCGGTGAAGATCTCGCGGAGGAACTGCCCAAAGGCTTTCGCTCAACGCTGCGCAGCGCTGACGAGCGGGCGAAGGCGTTCGACGCCATGGTATTGCACAACACCGGCCTCGTGGGCTCCTGCATCACGAAGCACCTCGGTGCCGGTCTCGACTACGAGGACCTGCACCAGCACGGGCTGTTGGGTCTGATGCGGGCGATCGAGAAGTGGGACGGCTCGCGAGGGCTGAAGTTCTCCACCTACGCGGTGAACTGGATCAACCAGCACATGGGCCGAGCAGTTCCCGACGAAGGCGCGATGATCCGGCTGCCGGTCCACAAATACGAAGAAGTCCGCAAAGTTCGCACCGTCCGGAACAGGCTGCTCCTCCAGCAGGAAGACGCTCCAATCGCAGAGATCGCCAAACGCACCGGGTTGTCTTGGGAGAAGGTGGTGGACTGCCTGCGGTTGTCCTTGGGTGTGATCAGCCTGGACGCACCCTTGGGCATGGATGGCGAGATCTCGTTCGCGGAGCTGATCCCCGCTCCGCTCGAGGACCACTCGAACCCCGACTACGTGGTAGACCGCGAACTCGGCGCCGAACTCGTGCAGGAAGCTTTGTCACTATTGAAGGAGCGCGAAGCCGAAGTGCTCAGGTTGCGGTTCGGCTTTGACGGTGGTGACGACCTCACCCTGGATAAGATCGGCGAGCACTTCTCGTTCACCCGCGAACGAGCGCGGCAGATCGAAAGCAAGGCGAAGGACAACCTGCGCGACAAGCTCGCGGACGTAGGTCTGGTGGCCGGCGGTGCAAATCCCGTTCCCGTGCCCTCACCGAAGCGTCCGACCCGTCGGTCGAACGGCATGCGCACACCGAAGCGTGACAAGCGCCCGACCAGCACGGAGATCGCCACGGGATCGCGACTCGTGGAGCTGCTCGGCGCTGCAGGCGGAGATAATGCCGTGGGAACATTGCTGATCGCCTTGGTGGACCGCGCGTTGCGATCCGGCGCCCGCCACGTCCGCATCAGGAGCGCGGGCTCTGGCACGAGCTGCAGACTTTCGCTAGTCCACGACGGTGCAGCATTCGCCGGGTATTCGTTGCTCTCGACGCTGTCCGAGGGACGCGAGGTGTCCCTCGGATCGGTGGCCCTCGGCATCGCCGCTTCCCTGTACGGTGAGATCACCACCTGGGAGTCGCATGCGTCCCCGGCCTGCCTCGTGCTCACCTCCGCCGTGGACACCGACACTTGGTGGTTGCATCGCTCTTCTCGGAGGCTCCCCGCGGGACTGCTGGCCAAGGACGAGGTCGACCGCTGGTCGGTGGTGTTGCTCCGCATCCCACGTCCGCAAGTCGCGGGTGCACACCTCGGAACGATCCTCAACCGGTGCATCCGCGACTTGGGCGTGGTGTTCGGAGAGTTGTTGGAACGCAGTATCCGCCTCGACGTCAACGGATGCGCGGTGACTGCGAAAGACCCGTTCCTGTGGGGCAACCCGGCCGGGCAGCACCTCGGGGAAGAGCGGGTAACTGGCGAAGGCTTCTCGGTGGTCGCCAGTCCTCGCGTCCTACCCCACCCGGACCTCCTGCGTGCCGGAGAGGCGGACTCGGTCGGCGACCCGGTCGACTGGCGGGCCTCGCAGGGTTTCTACGTGCGATGTGACGGCCGGTACCTCTCGCGCGGTGGGTGGCTCGGACTCGACGGCTTGGACATGGCGGAGAGCACCGCACTGGCCAGGGTCCTCGTCGAGGTACCGTTCGCACAGCGGTCCGCCTGGCGCGAAGATCACCCCGGAGCCGCGGTCGTGGTGCCGGCACCGCTGCGGCCGAGGCTTACTGCTCTCGCGCGCATTGCACGCGGCAAGTCAGAGCTTGTAATCGAACAGCACCGAACCAGGGGGACGACGTGA
- the drmB gene encoding DUF1998 domain-containing protein, with translation MTVRKVRRSQIISPFGPGAIIDLVGESFVVEDAGKWRGPHVPIDFPRLAAYLKVDSLAAPSPRWPIPYFRFPQWLFCPSCRRMSRWSYKKEVANTAPPCEHCPGRKQLVPMRFVAVCANGHLSDVDWAGWAHSAVRRSRNQNQCQRPELKFLNKTGVGGGLNSLVVRCGTCGCEKSLDGLTTRIGLKQIGGKCSGRQPWQGSRDASACSEQMVAMQRGASSVYFPTVESAIDIPPESAWSTISDPLAALIRSNEFKFLVGQPSYKLAKQMIEVAADEYKLSVAEVEAALAREAGDPRAPVDGGPENIRPDEWAALINPQEDHDHRDRFISRRADRPLGDVGGTTSGWRKLIADVVLVDRLREVRVLTHFERHTMREKVPSNLSSDGDFLPAIEVFGEGFFLRFDEEALAHWERSGAVIDRCRKLVERHKDKGAKWLPEPTPRLVLLHTFAHLLLRNTAFEAGYSTSALRERLYVTKSGKGPAMAGVLIYTAAGDLEGTLGGLVRMGESPRLGRLLDMSIISAVWCSFDPVCADHPGQGPDGLSLAACHACSLTPETSCEVMNRLLDRRLLIDPEFGFFKDLAATVDGVPGSVL, from the coding sequence GTGACGGTCCGCAAGGTTCGGCGTTCGCAAATCATCAGTCCTTTCGGCCCAGGAGCGATCATCGACCTCGTCGGTGAGTCGTTTGTGGTCGAGGATGCCGGGAAGTGGCGCGGCCCGCACGTGCCCATCGATTTTCCGCGCTTAGCCGCCTACCTGAAGGTGGATTCGCTCGCGGCGCCCTCACCCCGCTGGCCCATCCCCTACTTCCGCTTCCCGCAGTGGCTGTTCTGTCCAAGCTGCCGGCGCATGAGCCGGTGGTCGTACAAGAAAGAGGTCGCCAACACCGCCCCGCCTTGTGAACACTGCCCCGGTCGCAAGCAGCTCGTCCCAATGCGGTTCGTTGCGGTGTGCGCCAACGGGCACCTCTCGGATGTGGACTGGGCAGGCTGGGCACACTCCGCGGTTCGCCGCAGCCGGAATCAGAACCAATGCCAGCGGCCGGAGCTGAAGTTCCTAAACAAGACCGGCGTCGGTGGCGGCCTTAACTCGCTCGTCGTGCGCTGCGGAACGTGCGGCTGCGAGAAGTCCCTGGACGGATTGACCACCAGGATCGGACTGAAGCAGATTGGCGGCAAATGCTCTGGCAGGCAGCCGTGGCAGGGCTCGAGGGACGCCTCGGCATGCTCCGAGCAAATGGTTGCGATGCAACGCGGGGCGTCGAGTGTGTACTTCCCCACGGTGGAGAGCGCGATCGATATTCCGCCGGAGTCGGCGTGGAGCACGATCAGCGACCCGCTGGCGGCGCTGATAAGGAGCAACGAGTTCAAGTTCCTGGTGGGCCAACCGAGCTACAAGCTGGCCAAACAGATGATCGAGGTAGCGGCCGACGAGTATAAACTCTCCGTCGCCGAGGTCGAGGCGGCACTGGCTCGTGAGGCGGGTGATCCGCGCGCTCCCGTCGACGGTGGTCCGGAGAACATCCGTCCGGACGAGTGGGCGGCCCTGATCAACCCCCAAGAGGACCACGACCACCGGGATCGCTTCATCTCGCGCAGAGCCGATCGTCCGTTGGGAGACGTCGGAGGGACGACGAGCGGCTGGCGGAAACTGATCGCAGACGTCGTACTGGTCGACCGCCTGCGCGAAGTTCGGGTGCTGACGCACTTCGAGCGCCACACGATGCGGGAGAAGGTGCCGTCGAACTTGAGTTCCGACGGCGACTTCCTGCCAGCGATCGAGGTCTTCGGCGAGGGCTTCTTCCTCCGGTTCGACGAAGAAGCCCTCGCCCACTGGGAACGATCAGGCGCAGTGATCGACCGATGCCGGAAGCTGGTGGAGCGGCACAAAGACAAGGGAGCCAAGTGGCTCCCCGAGCCGACACCGCGCTTGGTGCTCCTGCATACCTTCGCACACCTGCTCCTGCGCAACACCGCCTTCGAAGCTGGCTACTCGACTTCCGCGTTGCGCGAGCGCCTATACGTGACGAAGAGCGGCAAAGGCCCCGCCATGGCCGGGGTATTGATTTACACTGCAGCTGGTGACTTGGAGGGCACTCTCGGCGGTCTCGTCAGGATGGGTGAGTCCCCCCGGTTGGGTCGGCTCCTCGACATGTCGATCATTTCGGCCGTGTGGTGCTCGTTTGATCCCGTGTGCGCAGACCACCCAGGTCAGGGACCGGACGGGTTGTCCCTGGCGGCATGCCACGCGTGCTCGCTGACCCCGGAGACGAGCTGCGAGGTGATGAACAGGCTGCTGGACAGACGCCTTCTGATCGACCCGGAGTTCGGGTTCTTCAAGGACCTGGCTGCGACGGTCGACGGTGTCCCGGGAAGCGTGCTGTGA
- a CDS encoding helicase-related protein: MIDYLHDQLVGPVDGEDEVLYERAPQHRYLTAVLYPMSLTPSSADVSFPADDAEEVDDQAAALPEDDDENPITLAGQSRPSSAGISFMTAERSAIVVEVRAGKYRATSDDEWQREPLDLVEEEGLLFEPPPSGASRRKEVWNGAASVEVIWRLHPDGVIVTAVLVNRKVQEERRAVNPEDLLFQVDLRCSAVEGTLIRYPAQARTHSDEEAEELELQYRDVPVYAVGHGTAARWDTTGDQPSWVGTSFLPVHVVPDVDFDLPDVADAVRLNGLAAIATDPEPVFAALTGFVDRYSDWIAKTWDAAVANLDQRLQAAAQRLRVRATSARDRMLGGLEFLREDQVALKAFALANRVMVMQMAHSQPHLGGSPHAPADAPDPAVDYDSLDYAWRPFQLGFLLMTVKGVVQEGEDRDLVDLIWFPTGGGKTEAYLGLAAFTILHRRMTRGDAGVGTTVITRYTLRLLTSQQFQRAATMIAACERVRRDDPEYRGQLGSRAVSIGLWVGGDNSPNSFAEARRLITRLRDGTASDQGFQIESCPWCGTRVTPGSPEDEQRWGISATNNSFRVRCVNDKCPFRTELPMSSVDEDLYLNPPTMLVGTVDKFARTVWKEDTGVFFGAGPYPGPSLIIQDEFHLISGPLGTIVGLYEAAFDVLMAHRGNKPKIVAATATIRRADEQTRGVFGRPVALFPPAGVDAADSYFVSTDRERPGRAYMGVMPQGHTPLTALIHVAAAQLQAPLEVDLTPAAKDAYSTLVVYHNSLRELGKTINLASDDIPSRLKVIAQAEDHVRHLDDDNVVELTSNVASAQIPQRLDRLKKRHDASDGVAFLASTNMISVGVDVGRLGVMTVVGQPKTTAEYIQATSRVGRSADRPGIVVTVYSPSKPRDRSHYESFTPYHASLYRSVEPSSVTPFSVPARLRALHADLVVLVRHALGLSGDQEAASFDPDDERFAVLVKRFLGRVERADATELERVEAHLNDLIETWVKRAVDAEPAGGLRYSQGGRERPKLLKRFTDRGDGWATLDSMRSVDVEVQVEVRGARK, translated from the coding sequence GTGATCGACTATCTACACGACCAACTGGTCGGTCCGGTCGACGGCGAGGACGAGGTCCTGTACGAGCGGGCTCCGCAGCACCGGTACCTGACCGCCGTGCTGTACCCGATGTCGCTCACCCCGTCCTCTGCCGATGTGAGCTTCCCAGCCGATGATGCCGAGGAAGTCGACGATCAAGCGGCGGCACTACCCGAAGACGACGACGAGAACCCCATCACGCTGGCGGGACAAAGTCGACCGAGTTCGGCTGGCATCAGCTTCATGACCGCGGAGCGGTCCGCCATTGTGGTGGAGGTGCGAGCTGGGAAGTACCGGGCCACCTCGGACGACGAGTGGCAACGCGAACCGCTGGACCTCGTGGAGGAAGAAGGTCTGCTGTTTGAGCCTCCACCCTCCGGGGCGAGCCGGCGGAAGGAGGTTTGGAACGGGGCGGCCAGCGTCGAGGTCATCTGGCGTCTGCATCCCGACGGCGTGATCGTCACCGCCGTCCTGGTCAACCGCAAGGTGCAGGAAGAGCGCCGGGCGGTGAACCCAGAGGACTTGCTCTTCCAGGTCGACCTGCGCTGCTCGGCCGTGGAGGGCACCCTCATCCGCTATCCGGCCCAGGCACGGACACATAGCGACGAAGAGGCGGAAGAACTCGAACTCCAGTACCGTGACGTGCCGGTGTACGCCGTCGGCCACGGGACGGCCGCCCGCTGGGACACGACCGGCGACCAGCCCTCGTGGGTCGGCACGTCGTTCCTTCCTGTGCACGTCGTGCCCGACGTCGACTTCGACCTGCCCGACGTGGCCGACGCCGTCCGTCTGAACGGCCTCGCTGCGATCGCCACCGATCCTGAGCCCGTGTTCGCGGCCCTGACCGGCTTCGTCGACCGGTATTCGGACTGGATCGCGAAGACCTGGGACGCCGCAGTGGCGAACCTTGACCAGCGACTCCAGGCCGCCGCTCAGCGGTTGCGCGTCCGTGCCACAAGTGCCAGGGACCGCATGCTGGGCGGCCTCGAATTCTTGCGCGAAGACCAAGTTGCACTCAAGGCGTTCGCGCTGGCCAACCGCGTGATGGTCATGCAGATGGCGCACAGCCAGCCGCACCTCGGCGGCTCGCCGCACGCTCCCGCGGACGCACCGGACCCGGCGGTCGACTACGACTCGCTCGACTACGCTTGGCGACCGTTCCAGCTCGGCTTCCTGTTGATGACGGTGAAAGGCGTGGTCCAAGAGGGCGAAGACCGGGACTTGGTCGACCTGATCTGGTTCCCCACCGGTGGTGGCAAGACCGAGGCGTACCTCGGGCTCGCGGCGTTCACCATCCTCCACCGGCGCATGACCAGGGGTGACGCGGGAGTGGGCACCACGGTCATCACCAGGTACACCCTACGTCTGCTCACCAGCCAGCAGTTTCAGCGCGCCGCGACCATGATTGCCGCCTGCGAGCGGGTGCGCCGGGACGACCCCGAGTACCGGGGGCAGCTCGGCAGCCGCGCCGTGTCGATTGGCCTTTGGGTCGGCGGTGATAACAGCCCCAACAGCTTCGCAGAGGCCCGGCGACTGATCACACGGCTGCGTGACGGAACCGCGAGCGACCAAGGCTTCCAGATCGAGTCCTGCCCGTGGTGCGGTACCAGGGTCACGCCCGGTAGCCCGGAGGATGAGCAGCGGTGGGGCATCTCGGCGACCAATAACTCTTTCCGCGTGCGGTGTGTTAACGACAAATGTCCTTTTCGAACCGAGCTGCCAATGTCCTCGGTGGACGAAGACCTCTACCTGAACCCGCCCACCATGCTGGTCGGCACGGTCGACAAGTTCGCCCGTACGGTCTGGAAAGAAGACACCGGCGTGTTCTTCGGTGCGGGTCCCTACCCGGGTCCGTCACTGATCATCCAAGATGAGTTCCACCTCATTTCCGGTCCGCTCGGGACCATAGTCGGCCTCTATGAAGCGGCTTTCGACGTGCTGATGGCGCATCGGGGCAACAAGCCCAAGATCGTCGCCGCCACGGCCACCATTCGCCGGGCCGACGAGCAGACCAGGGGTGTCTTCGGACGGCCTGTTGCGCTGTTCCCGCCGGCGGGTGTCGACGCGGCCGACTCGTACTTCGTGAGCACCGACCGCGAACGACCCGGTCGTGCCTACATGGGGGTTATGCCCCAAGGGCACACGCCGCTTACCGCGCTCATCCACGTCGCTGCAGCGCAGCTGCAGGCGCCACTCGAAGTCGATCTGACGCCCGCGGCCAAGGATGCATACTCGACGCTCGTCGTCTACCACAACAGTCTCCGCGAGCTGGGCAAGACGATCAACCTCGCCTCTGACGACATCCCGTCGCGGTTAAAGGTGATCGCGCAGGCCGAGGACCACGTGCGGCACCTCGACGACGACAACGTGGTCGAGCTGACCAGCAACGTGGCGTCAGCACAGATCCCGCAACGCCTGGACCGGCTCAAGAAACGGCACGACGCGTCGGACGGCGTCGCCTTCCTCGCCAGCACCAATATGATCTCTGTGGGCGTCGACGTCGGCCGTCTCGGCGTCATGACCGTCGTTGGCCAGCCGAAGACGACCGCCGAATACATCCAGGCCACCAGCCGCGTGGGCCGGAGCGCCGACCGTCCAGGCATCGTCGTAACGGTGTACTCACCGTCCAAGCCGCGAGACCGGTCGCACTACGAGTCGTTCACGCCCTATCACGCGAGCCTCTACCGCTCGGTCGAGCCGAGTTCGGTAACTCCGTTCTCGGTACCGGCGCGCCTGCGCGCCCTTCACGCAGACTTGGTCGTACTGGTGCGCCACGCGCTCGGTCTGTCGGGTGATCAAGAGGCCGCGTCATTCGACCCCGACGACGAGCGCTTCGCTGTGCTCGTCAAGAGATTCCTCGGCCGAGTCGAACGAGCCGACGCAACCGAACTGGAGCGGGTCGAGGCTCACCTCAACGACCTCATCGAGACGTGGGTGAAGCGGGCAGTAGATGCGGAGCCGGCTGGCGGTCTGCGCTACAGCCAGGGCGGGCGCGAGCGCCCCAAACTGCTCAAGCGATTTACCGACCGAGGGGACGGCTGGGCCACGCTCGACTCGATGCGCAGCGTCGATGTGGAGGTCCAAGTCGAAGTGAGGGGGGCACGAAAGTGA